A single Desulfovibrio piger DNA region contains:
- a CDS encoding RidA family protein → MNKDVISTPNAPAAVGPYSQGIRVGDIFFLSGQIPLDPATGKLVEGDICAQAEQCCKNVVALLESQGLTTAHVVKTTVFIADMNDFPKVNEVYKKYFREPFPARSCVAIKSLPLGAQVEVEAIAAR, encoded by the coding sequence ATGAACAAGGACGTCATCAGCACCCCCAACGCTCCCGCCGCCGTGGGCCCCTACAGCCAGGGCATCCGCGTGGGCGACATCTTCTTCCTTTCCGGCCAGATCCCGCTGGACCCCGCCACCGGCAAGCTGGTGGAAGGCGACATCTGCGCCCAGGCCGAGCAGTGCTGCAAGAACGTGGTGGCCCTGCTGGAATCCCAGGGCCTGACCACCGCCCATGTGGTCAAGACCACCGTGTTCATCGCCGACATGAACGACTTCCCCAAGGTCAACGAAGTCTACAAGAAGTACTTCCGCGAACCCTTCCCCGCCCGTTCCTGCGTGGCCATCAAGAGCCTGCCGCTGGGCGCCCAGGTGGAAGTGGAAGCCATCGCCGCCCGTTAG
- a CDS encoding metallophosphoesterase, which produces MLKIVTTLLCVYMLVRCVLPLRCTRPLKMLLALLVLLVGFRLHIFSLLYATFNPELPRWVLVSTGVPHVLFFLLALLSLLRDGACLVWWLARRLRPGLPALPGSNRQMAVLLLMALVMTALAVPAALRIPEVRTQEIVLPGLPSALDGLRVAHLTDLHISRNFPAAWTRAVVDRTNALRPDLILLTGDLMDGSPALRRGDFAPMADLRAPLGVFACPGNHEYYSGLPAWRPVLRAHGITLLENGAVVLPVRGSHLTVAGVTDNAAGRFGLPGPDPHTALEGTPRPRILMAHKPELFLQTAPDIDLQLSGHTHGGLALLLDQGVALFNGGFVRGWYARDKARLYVGPGSGLWGGFPLRLGVPSEILLLVLRAPQPDVAP; this is translated from the coding sequence ATGCTCAAGATCGTCACGACCCTCCTTTGCGTCTACATGCTGGTCCGCTGCGTGCTGCCCCTGCGCTGCACGCGGCCGCTCAAGATGCTGCTGGCCCTGCTGGTACTGCTGGTGGGCTTCCGGCTGCACATCTTTTCCCTGCTCTACGCCACCTTCAACCCCGAGCTGCCGCGCTGGGTCCTGGTCAGCACGGGCGTGCCGCATGTGCTCTTCTTCCTGCTGGCCCTGCTCTCGCTGCTCCGGGACGGAGCCTGCCTTGTCTGGTGGCTGGCACGCCGCCTGCGTCCGGGCCTTCCGGCCCTGCCCGGCAGCAACCGGCAGATGGCCGTCCTGCTGCTGATGGCCCTGGTGATGACGGCCCTGGCCGTGCCCGCGGCCCTGCGCATCCCCGAGGTCCGCACGCAGGAGATCGTCCTGCCCGGTCTGCCCTCCGCCCTGGACGGCCTGCGCGTGGCCCATCTCACGGACCTGCACATCAGCCGCAACTTTCCCGCCGCATGGACCCGGGCCGTGGTGGACAGGACCAATGCCCTCAGGCCGGACCTCATCCTGCTCACGGGCGACCTCATGGACGGCAGCCCCGCCCTGCGGCGCGGGGATTTCGCTCCCATGGCCGACCTGCGGGCGCCGCTGGGCGTTTTCGCCTGCCCGGGCAACCATGAATATTATTCCGGCCTGCCCGCCTGGCGGCCTGTGCTGCGCGCCCACGGCATCACCCTGCTGGAGAACGGGGCCGTGGTGCTGCCGGTGCGGGGCAGCCACCTGACCGTGGCCGGTGTCACCGACAATGCGGCCGGACGCTTCGGCCTGCCCGGCCCCGATCCGCACACGGCCCTGGAGGGGACGCCCCGGCCGCGCATCCTCATGGCCCACAAGCCGGAGCTCTTCCTCCAGACGGCCCCGGACATCGACCTGCAGCTTTCCGGCCATACCCACGGCGGGCTGGCCCTGCTGCTGGATCAGGGCGTGGCCCTGTTCAACGGCGGCTTCGTGCGCGGCTGGTATGCCCGGGACAAGGCCCGGCTGTATGTGGGGCCCGGCAGCGGCCTGTGGGGCGGCTTTCCCCTGCGCCTGGGCGTGCCTTCCGAGATCCTGCTGCTGGTCCTGCGCGCGCCGCAGCCAGACGTCGCCCCCTGA
- a CDS encoding class I SAM-dependent methyltransferase — protein sequence MPLQPPHPFHQHIALPERTALLLSMLAPWPRRGRELLVAGCGAGHILPPLWQGGFDLSACEPSPALREQARHRAPQGVEIEAAAPDWLPFDDNSFDWVLLRADELPPAALPAALGEACRVAACGLIITFWNSASLPWLAWRLHGRRHAWPGHSLPFWTVWRLLAARPGRLHAASCLWRPACRWHHGTKVRAAALSRLPFGAWCVLRLDMAPRRTGTPLPLRLRPRLDTSRPVMECDALRTSGHPPAQKQHP from the coding sequence ATGCCCCTCCAGCCCCCACACCCGTTCCACCAGCACATCGCCCTGCCGGAAAGGACAGCCCTGCTGCTCTCCATGCTGGCCCCCTGGCCGCGCCGGGGCAGGGAACTGCTGGTGGCCGGCTGCGGCGCGGGGCATATCCTGCCCCCGCTCTGGCAGGGCGGCTTCGACCTGAGCGCCTGCGAGCCCTCTCCGGCCCTGCGGGAACAGGCCCGTCACCGGGCCCCGCAAGGCGTGGAGATCGAAGCCGCGGCCCCGGACTGGCTGCCCTTTGACGACAACAGCTTCGACTGGGTGCTGCTGCGGGCCGACGAACTGCCGCCCGCCGCCCTGCCCGCGGCACTGGGCGAAGCCTGTCGCGTGGCGGCCTGCGGTCTGATCATCACCTTCTGGAACAGCGCCTCGCTGCCCTGGCTGGCCTGGCGGCTGCACGGGCGTCGCCATGCCTGGCCCGGGCATTCCCTGCCCTTCTGGACGGTCTGGCGCCTGCTGGCCGCCCGTCCGGGACGGCTGCACGCGGCAAGCTGCCTCTGGCGGCCCGCCTGCCGCTGGCATCACGGGACGAAGGTGCGCGCCGCGGCCCTCTCCCGCCTGCCCTTCGGGGCCTGGTGCGTCCTGCGCCTGGACATGGCGCCCCGCCGTACGGGCACGCCCCTGCCCCTGCGCCTGCGTCCCCGTCTGGACACCTCCCGCCCCGTCATGGAATGCGACGCCCTGCGCACCAGCGGACACCCGCCGGCACAAAAGCAGCATCCCTGA
- the pgl gene encoding 6-phosphogluconolactonase has translation MKARSRSIHLSVHIHKDPAAMAERAAHILAAACEEAVAERGVFRIALSGGQTPIPLFRLLAARDWADRLPWDKMTFFWVDERCVGPEHPDSNYGLARRELLSHVPATHFYRMRGDIDPVEAAVKYEQQIRQDFNIGPNDLPRFDFMILGMGDDGHTGSIFPNSPALAERKRLVIDQYVPERKADRLTLTLPVINNSRCCMFLVTGKEKHQVLSQVLDLLAEPTLPAQMVRPGVGDLIWVVDEAAATGQD, from the coding sequence ATGAAAGCGCGCAGCAGATCCATCCATCTTTCCGTGCATATCCATAAAGATCCTGCCGCCATGGCCGAGCGCGCCGCCCATATCCTGGCCGCCGCCTGTGAGGAAGCCGTGGCCGAGCGCGGCGTGTTCCGCATCGCCCTTTCCGGCGGGCAGACGCCCATCCCCCTGTTCCGTCTGCTGGCGGCCAGAGACTGGGCCGACCGCCTGCCCTGGGACAAGATGACCTTTTTCTGGGTGGACGAACGCTGCGTGGGCCCCGAACACCCGGACAGCAACTACGGCCTTGCCCGCCGCGAGCTGCTGAGCCATGTGCCCGCCACCCACTTCTACCGCATGCGCGGCGACATCGACCCTGTGGAAGCCGCCGTCAAATACGAGCAGCAGATCCGCCAGGACTTCAACATCGGGCCCAACGACCTGCCCCGCTTCGACTTCATGATCCTGGGCATGGGCGATGACGGCCACACCGGCTCCATCTTCCCCAACTCCCCTGCCCTGGCCGAGCGCAAACGCCTGGTCATCGACCAGTATGTGCCCGAACGCAAGGCCGACCGCCTGACCCTGACCCTGCCGGTCATCAACAACTCCCGTTGCTGCATGTTCCTGGTCACGGGCAAGGAAAAGCATCAGGTGCTGAGCCAGGTGCTGGACCTGCTGGCCGAACCCACCCTGCCCGCCCAGATGGTGCGCCCCGGCGTGGGCGACCTGATCTGGGTCGTGGACGAGGCTGCGGCCACCGGCCAGGACTAG